In the Solanum pennellii chromosome 5, SPENNV200 genome, one interval contains:
- the LOC107019425 gene encoding uncharacterized protein LOC107019425, which produces MTLQVLREYQLYAKFGKCQLRLRLVTFVCHVVFHQRVDVDLKKIEALKNWPRPLTPTCIRSFLGLSNYHGRFIEGFSTIAAPLTAITKKKSKFEWSETCEKSFLELKDRLTSSPVLTLLRSGVGYVVYYDYSRVGLGCFLMRNGKVIAYASRQFKIHEKNCPTYDLELAAMLIAIKLRRHYLYDVHVDVFTGHKILQYVFTQRELNLRQRR; this is translated from the coding sequence atgaCTTTGCAAGTACTCAGGGAATATCAGTTGTATGCAAAATTCGGCAAATGTCAGTTAAGGCTGAGATTAGTGACCTTCGTTTGTCATGTTGTGTTCCACCAGCGTGTAGATGTTGATCTAAAAAAGATTGAGGCATTAAAGAATTGGCCGAGACCCCTCACTCCTACATGCATCCGAAGTTTTTTGGGTTTGTCTAATTACCATGGAAGGTTTATTGAGGGTTTTTCCACTATTGCTGCTCCATTGACAGCTATAACAAAGAAGAAGtcgaagtttgagtggtctgaaacttgtgaaaagagcttcctAGAGCTCAAAGACCGACTCACTTCATCCCCAGTTCTCACATTGCTGAGGAGTGGTGTAGGGTATGTGGTATACTATGATTAttcccgagtaggtttgggatgttTTCTTATGCGGAATGGCaaggtgattgcatatgcatcaaGACAGTTCAAAATCCACGAGAAGAATTGCCCTACctatgatcttgagttagctgctATGCTAATTGCGATAAAACTTCGGAGACATTACTTATATgatgtacatgttgatgtatttactgGCCATAAAATtcttcagtatgtttttacacaGAGAGAATTGAATCTTCGTCAGAGAAGATAG